From Deltaproteobacteria bacterium, a single genomic window includes:
- a CDS encoding PEP-CTERM sorting domain-containing protein, translating to MKRAHGRLTRALLGAALLWGSSVCLPAHAAPIELNVTGVVTSVSTQIASEFSLGQTMSAIFTYDSAAAPTPSLILTRLTYPSALTGGNFQIGSYLGTSAAGNIQIADDDPTLNDQIRWLNGGIMAASILTHDPFLFDITLADSTQVALSDKLLPLTLPDLSVFTERSWSLAFSPIALAGEQTAVGGRLLSATLTVLEVPEPSTLLLLIGAGWLAAALVRRRA from the coding sequence ATGAAGCGAGCTCATGGCCGGTTGACCCGCGCTCTGCTCGGCGCCGCGCTCTTGTGGGGGAGCTCGGTCTGTCTGCCGGCGCATGCCGCACCGATCGAGCTGAACGTGACCGGGGTGGTCACCAGTGTGTCGACTCAAATCGCCAGCGAATTCAGCCTCGGGCAGACGATGTCGGCCATTTTCACCTATGACTCGGCCGCGGCGCCGACCCCATCGCTCATCTTGACCCGCTTGACCTACCCGTCCGCGCTGACTGGTGGAAACTTCCAGATCGGCAGCTATCTCGGCACCTCGGCCGCGGGCAACATCCAAATTGCCGACGACGACCCGACGCTGAACGATCAGATCCGATGGCTCAATGGCGGCATTATGGCGGCGAGCATACTGACCCATGATCCATTCCTGTTCGACATCACCTTGGCGGACTCGACCCAGGTGGCCCTGAGCGACAAACTGCTTCCGCTGACGCTTCCGGACCTGTCCGTGTTCACGGAGCGCTCATGGAGCCTGGCGTTCTCGCCCATTGCATTGGCCGGTGAGCAAACCGCGGTCGGCGGTCGACTGCTCAGCGCCACCCTCACCGTCCTCGAGGTGCCGGAGCCCTCGACGCTGCTGCTCCTGATCGGAGCAGGATGGCTCGCGGCAGCGCTAGTCCGCCGCCGCGCTTGA
- a CDS encoding LLM class flavin-dependent oxidoreductase gives MAGWQNFGVGTDGATSMRESVALAQHAEALGLHSFWLAEGYHSRSAVVRATAIAAATEQIKIGLGILSVHTKHPALLAMEAASLDEIARDRVILGIGRVLNAVRKHAIDSSGTIALVKESSEIIKGILSGQSFQYDGARFKIATPGSRLDMERCGGIPIYLGATGPAALRLAGQYADGILFNYPCTPPFVRYAMPLIEEGLARSGRTLDQFEVAAYLLISVDESERKALDAAKRFVAQKLPTRHSDMLRHAGVTASEIGTVRDHVEKLGLAQAAARIDDDVVRKVTIAGTPEQVARGLKEFLGTGLKLPIAWEVIGPDRGRSLDLLAREVAPTLR, from the coding sequence CGACTTCCATGCGCGAGAGCGTCGCGCTGGCGCAGCATGCCGAAGCGTTGGGGTTACACAGCTTCTGGCTTGCCGAAGGATATCACTCACGCAGCGCCGTCGTGCGCGCGACGGCGATCGCAGCGGCGACGGAGCAAATCAAAATCGGTCTTGGGATTTTGAGCGTGCACACCAAACACCCAGCGTTGCTGGCGATGGAAGCGGCGTCGCTCGATGAAATCGCGCGCGATCGGGTGATACTTGGCATTGGCCGCGTACTAAACGCCGTGCGCAAGCATGCGATCGATAGCAGCGGAACGATTGCGCTGGTCAAAGAATCCAGCGAAATCATCAAGGGCATTTTGAGCGGCCAGTCTTTCCAGTACGACGGCGCGCGATTCAAAATTGCCACACCCGGCAGCCGCCTCGACATGGAGCGCTGCGGCGGCATTCCGATTTATTTGGGAGCCACCGGGCCGGCCGCGCTCCGCCTAGCGGGACAATATGCCGATGGGATTTTGTTTAACTACCCCTGCACGCCACCGTTTGTGCGCTATGCGATGCCGCTGATCGAAGAAGGCTTGGCGCGCTCAGGGAGGACGTTGGATCAATTCGAGGTCGCGGCATATCTATTGATCTCCGTCGACGAGAGCGAACGCAAGGCCCTCGATGCTGCCAAACGCTTTGTCGCGCAAAAATTGCCGACGCGCCATTCCGACATGCTGCGCCACGCCGGTGTGACGGCGTCTGAAATCGGCACAGTCCGCGATCATGTCGAAAAACTCGGTCTGGCACAAGCGGCGGCGCGGATCGACGACGACGTGGTGCGCAAAGTCACCATCGCCGGCACGCCTGAGCAAGTCGCGCGCGGACTCAAAGAATTTCTCGGCACCGGTCTCAAGCTGCCCATCGCTTGGGAAGTCATCGGTCCCGATCGCGGTCGTTCCCTCGATCTGCTGGCGCGTGAGGTCGCGCCCACACTGCGGTAG